Proteins encoded together in one Triticum dicoccoides isolate Atlit2015 ecotype Zavitan chromosome 7B, WEW_v2.0, whole genome shotgun sequence window:
- the LOC119340330 gene encoding histone H2A-like, protein MDASATGAGAKAKKGAAGRKAGGPRKKSVTRSVKAGLQFPVGRIGRYLKNGRYAKRVGTGAPVYLAAVLEYLAAELLELAGNAAKDNKKSRIVPRHLLLAVRNDQELGRLLAGVTIAHGGVLPNINPVLLPKRTAEKEPKEGKSPKKTAKSPKKADKKA, encoded by the coding sequence ATGGACGCCTCAGCCACCGGAGCCGGAGCGAAGGCGAAGAAGGGCGCGGCGGGGCGCAAGGCCGGCGGCCCCAGGAAGAAGTCGGTGACCCGGTCCGTCAAGGCCGGGCTCCAGTTCCCCGTCGGCCGCATCGGGCGCTACCTCAAGAATGGCCGGTACGCGAAGCGCGTCGGCACGGGCGCCCCCGTCTACCTCGCCGCCGTCCTCGAGTACCTGGCCGCCGAGCTGCTGGAGCTCGCCGGGAACGCCGCCAAGGACAACAAGAAGTCCCGCATCGTGCCCAGGCACCTGCTGCTGGCCGTGAGGAACGACCAGGAGCTCGGGAGGCTGCTGGCCGGCGTGACCATCGCGCACGGCGGCGTGCTGCCCAACATCAACCCGGTGCTGCTGCCCAAGAGGACGGCGGAGAAGGAGCCCAAGGAGGGCAAGTCGCCCAAGAAGACCGCAAAGTCCCCCaagaaggccgacaagaaggcGTAG
- the LOC119339962 gene encoding histone H2A-like: MDASATVAGAKAKKGAAGRKAGGPRKKSVTRSVKAGLQFPVGRIGRYLKNGRYAKRVGTGAPVYLAAVLEYLAAELLELAGNAAKDNKKSRIVPRHLLLAVRNDQELGRLLAGVTIAHGGVLPNINPVLLPKKTAEKEPKSPKKAAKSPKKADKKA; the protein is encoded by the coding sequence ATGGACGCCTCAGCCACCGTAGCCGGAGCGAAGGCAAAGAAGGGCGCCGCAGGGCGCAAGGCCGGCGGGCCCAGGAAGAAGTCGGTGACGCGGTCCGTCAAGGCCGGGCTCCAGTTCCCCGTCGGCCGCATCGGGCGCTACCTCAAGAATGGCCGGTACGCGAAGCGCGTCGGCACGGGCGCCCCCGTCTACCTCGCggccgtcctcgagtacctcgCCGCCGAGCTGCTGGAGCTAGCCGGGAACGCCGCCAAGGACAACAAGAAGTCCCGCATCGTACCCAGGCACCTGCTGCTGGCCGTGAGGAACGACCAGGAGCTCGGGAGGCTGCTGGCCGGCGTCACCATCGCGCACGGCGGCGTGTTGCCCAACATCAACCCGGTGCTGCTCCCCAAGAAGACGGCGGAGAAGGAGCCCAAGTCGCCCAAGAAGGCCGCCAAGTCCCCCaagaaggccgacaagaaggcTTAG